One Pseudobutyrivibrio xylanivorans genomic window, CTGCCTTGTCCTCAAGCCAGCCCTCTGATGTGCCAAGCTTTATAAGCGAAGGGTCTAAAACAGTATCCTTTGTGCCTTTCTCATCTGTCCAGCTGCGTCGAACCATCACGCGAACATACTCGGCATAATTTCCTGTGGAAGTGTTCACTACCTGAACTTCTTCTGGATAGGTCTTTCCGATTTTGAAGCTTCCTAAATTCATGTCTGAGGCAATTGCTGGAAATGTCAAAGCCCCTTCTGCAACGCTCTGATACTTATCATCCTGCTTTTCCTGAATATCTACAGCAAGATTTGATGTAGAAAAATCAACCTGCTCCGCTTCATTGGAATAAGTCATGGCTGCTCGCGTTGCACCAACTGAACTTGCGCCAACAATAATAAGTCCTGCTGCTAAAACAATAAGAGGATTCACAAACTTTTTCTTCATTAGTTGCTTACCTCCTCATTATCTATTTCTTCATCTTCAGTGGACGTTTCCTCCTGAGTCTGTGTATTTCGGAATTTAGCATCATAATCCTCGCGATTCATAACCTTGCTATTCCAATCACAGCTTGTATTGCCTTCGGAATCATATATAACTCTGGTAGCTTCTTCAATTATCACCACGTTAAAGCTATCCGCAATTGAGTTATCCACAACAGAAATCTGGATTTTTAAATCCGGTGTGGACTCTCCAGCAGCCAATACTGGCGCGTAATAGAAATAGCCATCCTTCTCTGACCAGCCATTTTCCTTTGCTTTATCAGTAATAGCGGCTGAGAAATTCTTACTGTAAATAGCTTTTACGCGCACAAAAGCATCATAGTTACTCGTATTTGTAACTGATACAGTCTTAAGCAAGCCATCAGCAGAATCCTTAGGTGTAAGCTTTGAATCTCCAAGGCTAATCTGAATACTACCTGTAGTCTCGTGTGAATCTGTAAAATATGCCATTGCAGGTTTAACAGCAACACCGCCAATAATTAAAAGTGCGGCAGCAACAAGCATATACTTTTTAAATTTCATATGAGCTACCTCCTTTTAATTTGCATTGGAGCCTTTCCATTTGAACTCTGTCTCTCCAGACTTCTCGAAGTGGTTCTCAACACTGACTCCACCCACCTCAAGTCTATTATCATAATCATTTACAAACTCTACAGAAACTGTGTCATCTGCAATAATTGTCACTCCCTCTTCAGAGGCATTCTCAACAGGAACTGCCACTTCTGTGTAGCTTGCACCAGAATATACCTCTGTAACATGGCATACTGTTCCAGCTGGAATATTATCAATAACAATGCTATCTGTTTTTGCACTATCAAAGTTCATAGTGTAAACATTGCTTAATATTGTTTTACCGCTTTCGTCAACGCCCTCAACCTCAAAAACAAAGCTTGCTGTTCCAAGGGATTGATTGAAAGTCTTCAGAGTCTTTGCAATCTCAAGTTTTCCAAAGCGCTGACTAGCCTTTGACTTCAAAAGAAGCTCCACATTATAGTTCCATGAATCATCGGAATCCGAAACAATATTTCCAGATTCATCAACCTTCGTTGATTGAATGTAATTGCTTGATGGAACTGAAACTAAATAATATTCAAAGTTGTATTGAGTAGTAGTATCAAACGCAGTCTGAGGAACGCAAAGATACATTGCTCTGTCGATATTATTTGTGACCTGACTTGAATTACTCATATCAAAGGATAAAACCTTTGTTGGAGAGGCTGCATTCTCTTTGCCAAGATTCAACGCTTCATAAGCATCCTTTGCCAACTCATTTTGAGTTTCCGCTGTGGCATTGTTTAAAGATTTAAGCTGTTCATCTGTCAGAACTCCTGTGGTCTTAAACTGACCCGTCGAATCCATATCAGCAACCTTGTAGAAATTAACCTCGATTACTCCCGCGTAACCTGAGATAGGATTCTTAACAGTAACCGTGCACTGTTTATTCTCGTCAATCTTTCCCGCTGCCTGAGTTCTGTACACGCCAAAGCCTGATACCGCAAGCACTGCCACAAGCACAGCCGCTATGATACTTTTTCTCTTAACCACTAAACCTCTCACATTAAAATCCCTAAGCTTTAGCATTCCTTTTCTTAAAAACTAATCTGATAATTGAAATTATGATAATCGCAACAATAAAACCTGCGATAGTAAAAATCAAATAGTAATTCTTTACTGTTTCAACAACTGCGTCTGTTCCCTTAGGA contains:
- a CDS encoding DUF5979 domain-containing protein; this translates as MVKRKSIIAAVLVAVLAVSGFGVYRTQAAGKIDENKQCTVTVKNPISGYAGVIEVNFYKVADMDSTGQFKTTGVLTDEQLKSLNNATAETQNELAKDAYEALNLGKENAASPTKVLSFDMSNSSQVTNNIDRAMYLCVPQTAFDTTTQYNFEYYLVSVPSSNYIQSTKVDESGNIVSDSDDSWNYNVELLLKSKASQRFGKLEIAKTLKTFNQSLGTASFVFEVEGVDESGKTILSNVYTMNFDSAKTDSIVIDNIPAGTVCHVTEVYSGASYTEVAVPVENASEEGVTIIADDTVSVEFVNDYDNRLEVGGVSVENHFEKSGETEFKWKGSNAN